The following proteins are encoded in a genomic region of Gossypium hirsutum isolate 1008001.06 chromosome D05, Gossypium_hirsutum_v2.1, whole genome shotgun sequence:
- the LOC107906465 gene encoding pleiotropic drug resistance protein 1, with protein MERNDLYQASNSLRANGSSRWRDTGYNVFSRSFRQEDDDDDEEALKWAAIERLPTFARLKKALLTISPGETSEVDVPKLGHEERKKLMDRLIKHTEKDNESFLLKVRQRVDRVGIEIPKLEVRYEHLKVEAEAYIGSRALPSFFNFFINKLESILHCLHLLSSRKKQLSILRDVSGTIRPCRMTLLLGPPSSGKTTLLLALAGKLNRDLKFSGRVTYNGHEMKDFVPQRIAAYIGQNDLHLPEWTVRETIAFSARCQGVGPSYEMLAELARREKAANIKPDPDIDAFMKAASVGGQETSVITDYIIKILGLENCADTLVGNEMIRGISGGQRKRVTTGEMLAGPAKLLLMDEISTGLDSSTTYQIVKSLRQKVHILNGTAFISLLQPAPETFELFDDIVLLSDGQIVYQGPRENVLEFFKSMGFKCPARKGVADFLQEVTSRKDQRQYWNQTDKAYSFVTVEEFAEAFQSFHVGKRLQDDLATPFDKNRSDPTLLTTKNYGVNKMELIKACFSKELLLMKRNSFIYIFKLIQLVVMAVIGSTVFLRTEMHKKTPTDGIVQMGAVFFSVFMFMFSGLLDLAMTGLRLPVFFKQRDNLFYPAWVYALPTWILNIPISFIEVALWVVVTYYAMGLDPDIFRFLKQFLLLVLTNQMSSALFRLVAALGREMTVTNTLASFCLLVLFANCGYVLSQDEVRKWWIWAYWISPMMYSQNAIVINEFLGESWNHVLPFTTEKLGVLVLKSRGFFSEAYWYWIGVGALVGFILVLNFLNTLALTYLNPLDEFQRVKSGDQNNEDDDRNGVDAQLQHKGSNTDLLRTEADPDTIQYREKGMILPFLQHCITFEKIIYAIDMPQEMKAQGVTEDRLVLLRGITGAFRPGVLTALMGVSGSGKTTLMDVLAGRKTGGYIEGSIKISGFPKKQETFARISGYCEQTDIHSPHLTVYESLLYSAWLRLDPEVNSETRKMFVKEVMELVELTPLRQALVGLPGVSGLSLEQRKRLTIAVELVANPSIIFMDEPTSGLDARAAAIVMRTVRNTVDTGRTVVCTIHQPGIDIFEAFDELLLLKQGGEEIYVGPLGHNSCDMIKYFEGIEGISRIKDGNNPATWMLEVSTPEQEMALGVDFADLYERSELHKRNKALTEQLNVPSPGSKQLHFPTRYSQSFFSQFLVCLWKQRWSYWRNTSYTAVRFFFTTVIALMFGTMFWNVGSKRTRYQDLFNSMGSMYAAVLFLGVQNAASIQPIVHIERTVFYREKAAGMYSPMAYAFAQVVVELPYILVQAATYGIIVYSMMAFEWSAAKFLWYIFFMYFTLLYFTFFGMMTMAITPNFHVAAIISTAFYGLWNLFTGFIVPRTRIPIWWRWNYWICPMAWTLYGLIVSQYGDVKDVLDAGETTEEFLKKYFGFRHDFVGVVAAVIVGWALLFAFLFAVSIKLFNFQRR; from the exons ATGGAGCGAAATGATCTTTATCAAGCAAGTAATAGTTTACGAGCAAACGGTTCTTCCAGATGGAGGGACACCGGTTACAATGTGTTCTCGAGATCTTTCAGACAAGAAGATGACGATGATGACGAAGAAGCATTGAAATGGGCAGCCATTGAAAGACTTCCAACATTTGCTCGCCTAAAGAAAGCTCTGTTGACCATATCGCCTGGTGAGACAAGCGAAGTTGATGTGCCTAAACTTGGGCATGAAGAAAGGAAGAAATTGATGGATAGGTTGATTAAACATACTGAAAAGGACAATGAAAGTTTCTTGTTAAAGGTCAGACAGCGAGTTGACAG GGTTGGTATTGAAATTCCCAAGCTTGAAGTTAGATATGAGCATTTAAAAGTTGAGGCAGAAGCATATATAGGAAGCAGAGCATTACCTtcgtttttcaatttctttatcaATAAACTAGAG AGCATTTTGCATTGCCTGCATTTGCTTTCTAGTAGAAAGAAACAGTTGTCTATTCTTCGGGATGTAAGTGGAACCATTAGGCCATGCAG AATGACATTGCTGTTGGGTCCTCCAAGTTCTGGAAAGACTACACTTTTGTTAGCATTGGCAGGAAAGCTTAATCGTGACCTAAAG TTTTCAGGGAGGGTGACATACAATGGGCATGAAATGAAAGATTTTGTGCCACAGAGAATTGCTGCATACATTGGTCAAAATGATCTTCATCTCCCAGAATGGACAGTAAGAGAAACCATAGCCTTCTCTGCTAGATGCCAGGGTGTTGGGCCCAGTTATG AGATGCTAGCAGAATTGGCAAGAAGGGAGAAAGCAGCAAATATTAAACCTGATCCTGATATTGATGCCTTCATGAAG GCAGCATCCGTTGGGGGTCAAGAAACAAGTGTAATCACAGATTACATTATTAAG ATTTTGGGTCTAGAAAATTGTGCAGATACCCTGGTGGGGAATGAAATGATTAGGGGTATCTCAGGAGGACAAAGGAAGCGAGTAACAACAG GTGAAATGTTGGCTGGGCCAGCAAAACTGCTACTCATGGATGAGATATCCACTGGCCTGGACAGTTCAACCACATACCAAATTGTCAAATCGCTGAGGCAAAAAGTTCACATTCTGAACGGAACTGCCTTCATTTCTCTCCTACAGCCAGCACCAGAGACTTTCGAACTCTTTGATGATATCGTTCTCTTGTCGGATGGCCAGATTGTGTACCAGGGTCCCCGTGAAAATGTGCTTGAGTTCTTCAAATCGATGGGTTTCAAATGTCCAGCAAGAAAGGGTGTTGCAGACTTCTTACAAGAA GTTACATCGAGGAAAGATCAGAGACAGTATTGGAATCAAACTGACAAGGCCTACAGTTTTGTCACGGTGGAAGAATTTGCGGAGGCATTCCAATCATTCCATGTGGGAAAAAGATTGCAGGATGATCTTGCAACTCCCTTCGATAAGAATCGAAGTGATCCTACTCTTTTGACGACCAAGAATTATGGTGTTAACAAAATGGAGCTTATCAAAGCTTGCTTCTCAAAAGAACTTTTGTTGATGAAGAGGAACTCCTTCATATACATCTTCAAGCTTATACAG CTTGTAGTGATGGCAGTGATAGGATCAACCGTCTTCCTGAGAACTGAAATGCATAAGAAGACTCCAACTGATGGAATAGTTCAGATGGGTGCTGTGTTCTTCTCTgtatttatgttcatgtttagtggATTATTAGATCTTGCCATGACTGGTCTTAGGCTTCCAGTCTTCTTCAAGCAAAGGGACAACTTATTCTATCCTGCATGGGTATATGCCCTCCCTACGTGGATCTTGAACATTCCCATATCATTCATAGAGGTTGCCCTCTGGGTGGTAGTCACCTATTATGCCATGGGCCTGGATCCTGATATTTTTAG GTTTTTGAAGCAGTTTCTTTTGCTGGTGCTAACGAACCAAATGTCTTCTGCGCTGTTTCGACTAGTTGCAGCATTGGGTAGGGAGATGACTGTTACTAACACATTAGCTTCATTTTGCCTGCTTGTTCTTTTTGCAAATTGTGGATATGTCTTGTCTCAAG ATGAGGTTAGGAAATGGTGGATCTGGGCTTATTGGATATCACCTATGATGTACTCCCAGAATGCTATAGTAATTAATGAGTTCCTTGGAGAGAGCTGGAATCAT GTTCTACCATTTACAACCGAAAAGCTAGGAGTTTTAGTTTTAAAGTCTCGCGGGTTCTTTTCAGAGGCCTACTGGTATTGGATAGGAGTTGGCGCATTGGTGGGATTCATTTTAGTATTAAATTTCTTAAATACCCTAGCTCTCACTTATCTCAATC CCTTGGATGAATTCCAGAGGGTAAAATCAGGAGATCAAAACAATGAAGATGATGATAGAAATGGAGTAGATGCTCAGTTGCAACACAAGGGAAGCAACACTG ACCTGTTGAGGACAGAAGCTGATCCGGATACAATACAGTACAGGGAAAAGGGCATGATTCTTCCATTTCTGCAACACTGCATTACCTTTGAGAAGATTATTTATGCAATAGATATGCCTCAG GAAATGAAGGCCCAGGGAGTGACTGAAGATAGATTGGTGCTTTTGAGGGGGATAACCGGTGCTTTCAGGCCTGGTGTTCTCACTGCCCTGATGGGTGTTAGTGGATCTGGTAAAACCACTTTGATGGACGTACTGGCTGGTAGGAAAACTGGAGGGTACATTGAGGGAAGCATCAAAATTTCTGGGTTCCCGAAAAAGCAAGAAACATTTGCTCGTATATCCGGCTACTGTGAGCAAACTGACATCCATTCCCCTCATCTAACGGTCTATGAATCATTGCTTTACTCGGCTTGGCTCCGGTTAGATCCTGAAGTGAATTCTGAAACCAGGAAG ATGTTCGTTAAGGAAGTCATGGAACTCGTTGAACTGACCCCCTTGAGGCAAGCTTTAGTTGGCTTGCCTGGTGTAAGCGGTTTGTCACTCGAGCAGCGCAAGAGGCTAACTATTGCGGTTGAGCTAGTTGCCAACCCTTCAATAATTTTTATGGATGAACCAACTTCAGGGCTTGATGCAAGAGCTGCTGCAATTGTTATGAGAACGGTTAGGAACACAGTAGACACTGGAAGAACAGTTGTATGCACCATCCATCAACCTGGCATTGATATATTTGAAGCTTTTGACGAG CTATTGTTATTGAAGCAAGGGGGAGAAGAGATATATGTAGGGCCATTGGGTCACAATTCATGTGACATGATAAAGTACTTTGAG GGAATTGAGGGAATCAGCAGAATAAAAGACGGCAATAACCCAGCAACTTGGATGTTAGAAGTTTCAACTCCGGAGCAGGAGATGGCTTTGGGGGTTGATTTTGCTGATTTATACGAAAGGTCAGAACTGCACAA GAGAAATAAAGCACTTACTGAACAATTGAACGTGCCTTCTCCTGGTTCAAAGCAACTTCATTTCCCAACTCGGTACTCGCAGTCATTCTTCTCGCAGTTCTTGGTTTGCTTATGGAAACAGCGATGGTCATACTGGCGAAATACCTCATACACTGCCGTAAGGTTTTTCTTCACCACTGTCATAGCCTTAATGTTTGGAACAATGTTCTGGAACGTTGGCTCCAAAAG AACAAGATATCAAGACCTCTTTAATTCAATGGGTTCTATGTATGCCGCTGTTCTCTTTCTTGGTGTCCAAAATGCTGCCAGTATACAACCAATAGTCCACATCGAGCGAACAGTCTTTTATAGGGAAAAAGCCGCTGGAATGTATTCACCTATGGCCTATGCTTTTGCACAG GTTGTTGTGGAGCTACCATATATCTTAGTGCAAGCAGCGACTTATGGCATCATTGTGTATTCAATGATGGCATTCGAATGGAGTGCTGCTAAATTCTTATGGTACATATTCTTCATGTATTTCACATTGCTATACTTCACCTTCTTTGGCATGATGACCATGGCTATAACACCAAACTTCCACGTTGCTGCAATCATTTCCACTGCATTTTATGGGCTTTGGAATCTCTTCACCGGATTCATAGTCCCTCGCACG AGAATTCCGATATGGTGGAGGTGGAACTATTGGATTTGCCCGATGGCTTGGACTTTGTATGGATTGATAGTGTCACAGTATGGTGATGTAAAGGATGTCCTTGATGCAGGAGAAACCACTGAAGAGTTTCTGAAGAAATATTTTGGTTTCAGGCATGATTTTGTGGGCGTGGTGGCTGCTGTGATCGTTGGATGGGCATTGCTTTTCGCTTTTTTGTTTGCGGTATCcatcaaattattcaattttcaaAGGCGATAG